The Mya arenaria isolate MELC-2E11 chromosome 15, ASM2691426v1 genomic sequence ttagttataataattgttttaataatagtttttaattAGACACTTggaaataaacagttattgtgTATCGCACTAATCATGGATGgtgatattttgcaaaaaatatcaCAAGAACTTTGTCCAACTGTAACAGACATACCCTGTAATCAGGAAGACAGTTCGGACGTGCCTAAACGGGATAATTCTCGGGCATCACAGAATGATTTGTTGGCCATTCAGAAAGGCCAACAGGAGCAAATTGCATTAATGCAAGAGATGATGCAAAATTTTGCGCATTTGAAGTCAGACGTTGATCGACTTCGCAAACAAATGCAAGAACCATGCGATGAGAGTGAAGACGAGTCTTCCTCAATGCCAACGCCTGATGTCGCTGACCAGGCCAGCTGCAGCCAGCCAGTTACGGCGGCTGGTTTATTTGAGGACATTGCCGCGGCTTTGTCATAGAGCGGACCCGTATGACGTCACACGCACTTGTCGCCGCCATCTTGGTAGACAAACAGAACGTAGCGATAAAAGGTCAAAGTGCATGTTTATGAAAAGAATTACCGATAATTGATAgttaatgtgaaaatattgaCATGCCTTCTTTTTGTGCAGTGTTTGGGTGTTCTAATAGACACGACAGGGAAAATGACAGATCTTATTATCGGTTGCCTAAGGTTATAACATATCAGGGAGAACAAACCAAAAAGTTGTCACAGGATCGTAGAGAGAAATGGCTGTCAAATATAGCGCGAGATGACCTTAAACCTTCAAGCTATGACAACCTGCGAATATGCTCGGATCACTTTATCAGTAAGAAATATTTCGCAACTGTTCATATTTTTGCATGTCATTTATGCCATTTAACCACATTCACATTGTAAATATGGATTTGTTTATTGAGATGGTGCCTAGCTGCACTGTATGTTCATGTTACAACATAATGAATCATTCACACGGTTTCTGAACTTAATGGAAAAAGATTTTGTGTTGTATAAGAGTTATGTTCTTGCaagacattatttatttaagtgttttaaatcatttcagaAAAACCGGCAGACCTCTATAACCAACTTAATCCTGACTGGGCTTCAACTGTTAAGATGGGCCACATTCGTACATTCATGTCCCCATCCCCATCCAAATCTAGATACAACCGCTCACTTAACCGGTCGGTAAGGAAACAGCACACTGCCGCAGCAATGAGTCTACTGGAACTGCGATGTTCTACCCCAGAACTGGAATCAGAAGATGTTGATGTTGGTGTGATGTAGTCAGGGACTTCAACACAAACAGACATTGACAAAAATCTGCTTACTGCCATAGAGAGTGAGCTTCAGGTACTACAGAAGGAAAACCGTGAAATGAAAGCCATATTAGAAGAGAAGAAACTTGATGAATCATTCTTTCGGAATGATAGTGCAAAGGTTAAATACTATACAGGCCTACCAGACTTTACAGTTCTACAAGCATTGTACTATTATGTAGAGCCAGACATTACACTAACCCACAAAAGTGCACTGAACAAATTTCAAAAGCTTATAATAGTGTTGATGAAACTGCGTCTGAACACTTCACACCTTGATCTTGCAATTCGGTTTGGTGTATCAGACTCAACTGTGTCAAGAGTCTTTCAATCAGTGATTGACGTCCTGAGTGTTGCCCTTCGACCATTGATACACTGGCCGGACAGGGagtcattgaaaaaaacaatgccAATGAGCTTCAGAATTCACTTCGGAACCAAAGTGTCTGTGATAATTGACTGCTTTGAAGTGTTCATGGAAAGGCCTTCAAATCTAAAAGCACGTGCAGAGACCTGGTCAAATTATAAACACAGCCACACTGCTAAGTACTTAATAGGCATAGCGCCTCAGGGTGTCatttcctttatttcaaatgGTTATGGCGACAGAGCAAGTGACAAAACCATCACTGAAAACTCTGGAATACTCGACAAACTTGTTCCCGGAGACCTCATTTTGGCTGACAGGGGCTTTGACATCCAGGAAAGTGTGGGAACGATGTGTGCCCAAGTGTACATTCCGGCATTTACTAAAGGTAAAGCCCAACTTGGTGCCTTGGATGTGGAGAAGACACGGAGGATTGCGAACAGTCGGATCCATGTCGAAAGAGTTATTGGACTTGTTCACCAAAAGTACCAGATCCTGTCTTCTAAATTACCCCACGACTACCTCCAGACAGATGAAGACAAGACACTTGCACTGgataaaatagttcatgtctGTTGTGCACTCACCAATATGTGTAACTCTGTTGTATCATTCAACTAATGTCTTACTGCCAGCGCATTGAAATCATGACTTTTGTCACTTCCATTGTGGTTGCAAACCTAAGGTTTTTCATGCTTTAAtgttgctttaaataatgtatgACAATGTGCTGCATAggtaatcaaattatttatatatgtctgATGATGTTCTATTTTCGTCGAGTGCCTTTTTCATAAGTTAAAACAACTGCTGTGTAATGtagtgtatatattgtatatagcTCTGCAATGTGCTCTTTATTACTTCTTATTTAAaggttaaatttattttattctcttttttcagtttaaaataattttttaatctataataagttatttgatgaaatcatttttatcactagtttttttttaacaattggtGTATTTTTCATATCTAAACGGTTGTTACCAATAGGgctcttatttaaaaaatcttttattattattaatgaaagcaatttgttcatttttcaagaaatatcaGATTTGCAATATATGACCATAGAGAACATGGAACTATAGTCCCTTAATGCGCTCATGTccataacattattttcttagaaacaaatacatgtaatgaaaatatcatttaacttTGGTTCAATACATATCCCCATTAgcattttatttcagtaatGTTCAAGGTTTTACCTCAACCCTAAATGTGTTGGTCATaacttaattaataaaacatcattttaactAGATTCTTTGAAGTCTTCATAGAGTTTCTCCCAGGTTGacattataatcatcatcaacaccagcatcatcatcatcatcatcatcatcatcatcatcatccctTTATCACTGtacacatcatcatcatcaccatcaacaacaataacaccatcaccatcatcatcaccaccatcatctaCATCATCATAATGTACAGAAGACAATAGCATAATTGGTTGACATTTATTTCACATGATTTTGTGGGTTAGTGTAATGTCTGGCTCTACATAATAGTACAATGCTTGTAGAACTGTAAAGTCTGGTAGGCCTGTATAGTATTTAACCTTTGCACTATCATTCCGAAAGAATGATTCATCAAGTTTCTTCTCTTCTAATATGGCTTTCATTTCACGGTTTTCCTTCTGTAGTACCTGAAGCTCACTCTCTATGGCAGTAAGCAGATTTTTGTCAATGTCTGTTTGTGTTGAAGTCCCTGACTACATCACACCAACATCAACATCTTCTGATTCCAGTTCTGGGGTAGAACATCGCAGTTCCAGTAGACTCATTGCTGCGGCAGTGTGCTGTTTCCTTACCGACCGGTTAAGTGAGCGGTTGTATCTAGATTTGGATGGGGATGGGGACATGAATGTACGAATGTGGCCCATCTTAACAGTTGAAGCCCAGTCAGGATTAAGTTGGTTATAGAGGTCTGCCGGTTTTtctgaaatgatttaaaacacttaaataaataatgtcttGCAAGAACATAACTCTTATACAACACAAAATCTTTTTCCATTAAGTTCAGAAACCGTGTGAATGATTCATTATGTTGTAACATGAACATACAGTGCAGCTAGGCCCCATCTCAATAAACAAATCCATATTTACAATGTGAATGTGGTTAAATGGCATAAATGACATGCAAAAATATGAACAGTTGCGAAATATTCTTTACTGATAAAGTGATCCGAGCATATTCGCAGGTTGTCATAGCTTGAAGGTTTAAGGTCATCTCGCGCTATATTTGACAGCCATTTCTCTCTACGATCCTGTGACAACTTTTTGGTTTGTTCTCCCTGATGTGTTATAACCTTAGGCAACCGATAATAAGATCTGTCATTTTCCCTGTCGTGTCTATTAGAACACCCAAACACTGCACAAAAAGAAGGCATGtcaatattttcacattaacTATCAATTATCGGTAATTCTGAaaaagccccgccttcgttttttACTTGAGTTTGAttattaggtgattagtttcaccAAACACTTCgccaaacctgtttccaaaataatgttttgacagtgctccgacctttgtgaaaagatttgtcaaagtgttttaagacgCTGAACTCTCAATaaaactctggtaaaatactGCAGGCGAGGCTCCGTAAGCAGCATAGagtgtgctatgtttcatttaaaatgtgaagaaatagttaa encodes the following:
- the LOC128218747 gene encoding uncharacterized protein LOC128218747, giving the protein MKAILEEKKLDESFFRNDSAKVKYYTGLPDFTVLQALYYYVEPDITLTHKSALNKFQKLIIVLMKLRLNTSHLDLAIRFGVSDSTVSRVFQSVIDVLSVALRPLIHWPDRESLKKTMPMSFRIHFGTKVSVIIDCFEVFMERPSNLKARAETWSNYKHSHTAKYLIGIAPQGVISFISNGYGDRASDKTITENSGILDKLVPGDLILADRGFDIQESVGTMCAQVYIPAFTKGKAQLGALDVEKTRRIANSRIHVERVIGLVHQKYQILSSKLPHDYLQTDEDKTLALDKIVHVCCALTNMCNSVVSFN
- the LOC128219599 gene encoding uncharacterized protein LOC128219599, with the translated sequence MPSFCAVFGCSNRHDRENDRSYYRLPKVITHQGEQTKKLSQDRREKWLSNIARDDLKPSSYDNLRICSDHFIKKPADLYNQLNPDWASTVKMGHIRTFMSPSPSKSRYNRSLNRSVRKQHTAAAMSLLELRCSTPELESEDVDVGVM